ATTAAGTATGGTCTCAACCTTGTTTTTCTGACTGGAGATTTCAGACAATGTTTTTTTCAGTTCGGCTGCCATATAGTTAAAGGTTTTTGTCAGATTACCTATTTCATCCTCAGATTTCACTGCAAGCTGTTCTCCAAAGTCTCCTTCAGCTACTTTTTCAGCCTTGTGCATAACACTTATTATAGGAGACGTAATCGTTTTTGAAAGCAGGTATCCTAAAACCAACGATAAAAAAACTGCTATAAGGGCACTGGAAAGTATCAGATAGTTAAACTTCTCCAATATGGCTATCCATGCTTCCTCCTGATAGGTAAAATAAAAAATTAAATTTTCCTTCGGCTGCTTAATATATTCAAAATACTGGCCGTTAGGACCTTTAATGAGACGTTCATTTTTCTGGGGTTTATTTCCCGCCCAGATAGCCATTAGACTTTCACTGGTCTTAATACGATCTGCAAATATCTCTGGTTCATCAGAATAACCTTTTTCGGACGAATAAAGAATTCCTCCGTTGGAAGTCTGAATTTTTGTTAAGTCAATTATTGTCATACCAAGGTACGAGGAATTTGCCCCAAAGAAAAGGGCATCCCCGCTTTCATTAAAATATTGCGAAAGTTTTTGATTTGATTCCGGAACTCCGCCTCTTACATCTATCCAGTTATTATATCCTGCCTCTATACTGTTTGCAAAGCTGTCATAATATATATTCTGAAGTCCTGTATTAATAACCACATATACTACGGACACCAGAATAATACACATAGAAACGAAAATATATACAAGCTTCCATTGCAGACTGCTCAGAAGCCTAAAAATCCCCTTCCAAAATTTCATGTTAACTCCTACGTATTACATTTAGCTTTACTAAACTAAACTTTATTGAAATAGTATCCGACTCCTCTTTTAGTAACGATGTATTGCGGATTTGCAGGATCCTTTTCAAGTTTTTCCCTGACTCTTCTGACTGTAACATCAACAGTTCTTACATCCCCGTAATATTCATATCCCCACACCTTTTCCAAAAGAGTTTCCCTTGAAAATATGGTTCCTTGCTGTGCCGCAAGGAATTTTACCAGCTCAAATTCACGTAAGGTAAGCTCTATGGTTTCTTCTCCCCTCTTTACCTCATACCTATCTGTATCAATAGTTAAATCTCCATATTGGTTTACGCTATTATTTGACACAGGCTGCTCACCCGGTATCATCCTCCTGAGATTTGCCTTCACACGTGCCATAAGTTCTCTTGGGCTGAATGGCTTTGTTATATAATCATCTGCCCCAAGCTCAAGTCCCAAGACCTTATCAACTTCCTCTTCCTTTGCTGTTAACATAAGGATAGGTGTTGAGATGGATTGTCTTAATTTCCTGCATACAGTAAACCCATCCATTTTTGGAAGCA
This genomic stretch from Ruminiclostridium cellulolyticum H10 harbors:
- a CDS encoding response regulator, translated to MSKKILIVDDEKNIVDILKFNLKKEGYDTIEAYDGEEAVNLALSQSPDLILLDIMLPKMDGFTVCRKLRQSISTPILMLTAKEEEVDKVLGLELGADDYITKPFSPRELMARVKANLRRMIPGEQPVSNNSVNQYGDLTIDTDRYEVKRGEETIELTLREFELVKFLAAQQGTIFSRETLLEKVWGYEYYGDVRTVDVTVRRVREKLEKDPANPQYIVTKRGVGYYFNKV